CTTCAGATGCATGCTTCCGAAACACGGAACGAAGTGCGCGCTCGAGAAATCCCATAGATTCACGCGTCTCTTCACTCTCCACTACTGATCTTATTAACCCGATCAGGGCCGGGCGGACACTGACACGTTTCGTACGTGCCCTAACGTCCTTCAGAATTTCTTTCAGGCAGATTTCGTTTGAACTTATACTTAAAAACTCTTGGCTGAAAATAAATATTATGATAGGAGAGTCTATTGTTCGCTTTAGGCCGCAACTGTTTATACTTGATGTTCTAGTGCTTTTTTCTACGTCCTCACGGAGTGGCTCGTTTGTTTTTTCCTCCCCCACAGGCTTGGCACTCAGTTCCAAATCCTTTGGCGTCGTTGACAGAGGTGTTTTATTTTCTTGAGGCGAAGTCTTAATGTTGATATCAGTATCGCACAACACGTTTTTTTCGTTTGCAATGCCACTTGTTGGAGAAGGATGAACCTGACCGTTTGTGTTCTTGTTGGCAGAGCTCACGTTGTGCCCAGTGCGCTGTCCAAAAAACATGTCATGGACAAACTCGTGCATTATTCCAGCATCATCCTCGTCATTAGTTTTAAAGGAATCACTTACCAAATTGATCCTTTCCTTACCCCCAATTCGAAGCACTAATTGTTGAAATTCGGTTTCTTCAGGTGGCAGTGTATCATTGGGATCTCGACAAGACATTGTTTGCCTCTTCGCACGCCTCAGTTAAGGGCACAGGTCAAAATAGATTTTTGAGATGAGTTGTTTTCAATTTTTATAATACTCTACTACGCTTTAATACGTGACACCCACTCAGTAACCACCTACTTTAGATGCATAAACTTTCAGGGTTGACAGAAGGAAGCCGTATGAGAGGGTGGGATTAAGGCTGTGTTGTCCATGTGTTGCTATTGGCCACAATATGATAGGCGTGGCAGTCTAAATCGGAATCAACAAGGAAAATCACCGCTATTTCAAGGTAATTAAGTTATATTTTAATAAATTACATACACAACGGACAAGTAGCCTATGTCCTGTTTTATCACAAAGCTACAGAGGTGAAAAAAAATAAAGTCTTCATATTAAGGGGAAACATTGTTCTTCAGTTAACTCTCGGGACAATCCTGATTCTTCTTCATTCTTACTATGCGCAAGGAAAACACTTCTCCATTTCCTCCAATGTTGAAGAGGCCTGCCTTCTCA
The sequence above is drawn from the Osmerus eperlanus chromosome 24, fOsmEpe2.1, whole genome shotgun sequence genome and encodes:
- the LOC134011335 gene encoding uncharacterized protein LOC134011335, whose amino-acid sequence is MSCRDPNDTLPPEETEFQQLVLRIGGKERINLVSDSFKTNDEDDAGIMHEFVHDMFFGQRTGHNVSSANKNTNGQVHPSPTSGIANEKNVLCDTDINIKTSPQENKTPLSTTPKDLELSAKPVGEEKTNEPLREDVEKSTRTSSINSCGLKRTIDSPIIIFIFSQEFLSISSNEICLKEILKDVRARTKRVSVRPALIGLIRSVVESEETRESMGFLERALRSVFRKHASEAIWVGIFIPKSEQRMLTIKTNACRVFNSSQTSDNRPTGNSGNRIHWQFQCLPWTGRGRHGGPASTPSNRQQGDTGIQEEGIPLKTNVLSSGTHTGSGGAGKDTLQS